The proteins below are encoded in one region of Apostichopus japonicus isolate 1M-3 chromosome 22, ASM3797524v1, whole genome shotgun sequence:
- the LOC139963765 gene encoding uncharacterized protein isoform X1: protein MAYEIRLICLGVFLIAANCVQQASCVSFHYLQEKLLERSRQNLPADDLVMSEVKDWVSDTLGKLSNKVEFLGNEIEKAAVRQKILEHNQYLDVAENGGQGLTELERESPPYDVLCASENGYEARQYHKALWVITFSDPGEEFLAAKLRCESKIQNYILGHNERGVKIHVTSPWFTKIVASEEGRHRQYIFLFYLPSAFQDDPPTPLDPMIFFNAISPKVYAFSNSYVIGQDAGWSLQKSAITFLNQNQELFLTDQYFLADYEAPFSKYSQNSEILILMEDANLPICDGEVQAVSPAAVSYPDILQSEGSSGDSALISADMFSYEADYRATYHVVQEVTPAVLKEPSIDPYIEVLRSQHYLRKVVNGCSQQSIDETLTELFSCREPTTGGEVVADQPGDILLRVERPTTILEEDHGCGDMRIEFLLRVPDSSDMESLQENMTEGISFYLAPSMVVYATNIPDEGGSLRSLLETSIPVYVNLLERLVTDSLCLADQELYIYGSLASYPTMDKVWIPHENCWNGKSMTDWNTKDDSGSR from the exons ATGG cGTACGAGATAAGACTCATTTGTCTTGGAGTATTCCTCATTGCTGCAAATTGCGTTCAACAAGCCAGTTGTGTTAGTTTCCATTATTTACAAGAGAAATTACTAGAGCGATCCCGACAGAATCTCCCAGCCGATGATCTTGTCATGTCTGAGGTCAAGGATTGGGTTAGTGACACCCTCGGCAAACTCTCCAATAAAGTCGAGTTCCTCGGCAACGAAATAGAGAAAGCCGCCGTTAGACAGAAAATCTTAGAACACAATCA ATATTTAGATGTTGCAGAAAATGGAGGACAAGGCTTAACTGAACTTGAGCGAGAATCTCCTCCTTATGATGTCCTTTGTGCTTCCGAAAATGGATACGAGGCACGCCAATACCACAAGGCATTGTGGGTAATCACCTTCAGTGATCCCGGAGAGGAGTTTTTGGCAGCTAAGCTACGATGCGAGTCGAAGATACAAAATTACATTCTTGGTCACAACGAACGag GTGTCAAGATCCATGTTACATCACCGTGGTTCACTAAGATCGTGGCGTCAGAAGAGGGGAGACACAGGCAGTACATATTTCTCTTTTACCTTCCATCTGCCTTCCAAGATGACCCTCCAACTCCTCTAGATCCCATG ATTTTCTTTAATGCTATCAGCCCCAAAGTTTATGCATTCAGTAATAGCTACGTTATTGGACAGGATGCCGGTTGGTCACTTCAGAAGAGTGCAATCACATTTCTAAATCAGAATCAAGAACTGTTCCTTACTGACCAGTACTTTCTGGCAGACTACGAAGC TCCTTTTTCAAAGTACAGTCAAAACAGTGAGATTTTAATACTGATGGAGGACGCTAACCTTCCAATCTGTGACGGTGAAGTACAAGCCGTGAGTCCTGCTGCTGTTTCTTATCCAGACATTTTGCAAAGCGAAGGAAGTAGCGGAGACTCTGCTCTGATCTCGGCAGATATGTTTTCGTATGAAGCAG ATTACAGAGCTACTTATCATGTAGTACAAGAGGTAACTCCAGCAGTCCTCAAGGAGCCAAGCATTGATCCTTACATTGAGGTACTGAGAAGTCAACATTACCTCAGGAAAGTTGTAAATGGCTGTTCTCAACAATCCATAGACGAAACCCTGACGGAATTGTTCTCCTGTC GTGAACCTACTACTGGAGGGGAAGTCGTTGCGGATCAGCCCGGAGACATACTTCTAAGAGTAGAAAGGCCAACAACCATCTTGGAGGAAGATCACGGCTGCGGTGATATGCGGATTGAATTCTtgcttagagttccagattcgaGTGACATGGAATCACTCCAAGAAAATATG ACTGAGGGTATTTCATTTTACCTTGCTCCATCCATGGTGGTTTATGCGACAAATATTCCTGACGAAGGAGGTAGTCTGCGGTCGTTATTGGAGACGTCAATCCCAGTGTACGTTAACCTGCTAGAGAGGCTTGTTACAGACTCACTATGTTTG
- the LOC139963765 gene encoding uncharacterized protein isoform X2: MAYEIRLICLGVFLIAANCVQQASCVSFHYLQEKLLERSRQNLPADDLVMSEVKDWVSDTLGKLSNKVEFLGNEIEKAAVRQKILEHNQYLDVAENGGQGLTELERESPPYDVLCASENGYEARQYHKALWVITFSDPGEEFLAAKLRCESKIQNYILGHNERGVKIHVTSPWFTKIVASEEGRHRQYIFLFYLPSAFQDDPPTPLDPMIFFNAISPKVYAFSNSYVIGQDAGWSLQKSAITFLNQNQELFLTDQYFLADYEAPFSKYSQNSEILILMEDANLPICDGEVQAVSPAAVSYPDILQSEGSSGDSALISADMFSYEADYRATYHVVQEVTPAVLKEPSIDPYIEVLRSQHYLRKVVNGCSQQSIDETLTELFSCREPTTGGEVVADQPGDILLRVERPTTILEEDHGCGDMRIEFLLRVPDSSDMESLQENMTEGISFYLAPSMVVYATNIPDEGGSLRSLLETSIPVYVNLLERLVTDSLCLADQELYIYGSLASYPTMDKVWIPHENCWNGKRQGDK; this comes from the exons ATGG cGTACGAGATAAGACTCATTTGTCTTGGAGTATTCCTCATTGCTGCAAATTGCGTTCAACAAGCCAGTTGTGTTAGTTTCCATTATTTACAAGAGAAATTACTAGAGCGATCCCGACAGAATCTCCCAGCCGATGATCTTGTCATGTCTGAGGTCAAGGATTGGGTTAGTGACACCCTCGGCAAACTCTCCAATAAAGTCGAGTTCCTCGGCAACGAAATAGAGAAAGCCGCCGTTAGACAGAAAATCTTAGAACACAATCA ATATTTAGATGTTGCAGAAAATGGAGGACAAGGCTTAACTGAACTTGAGCGAGAATCTCCTCCTTATGATGTCCTTTGTGCTTCCGAAAATGGATACGAGGCACGCCAATACCACAAGGCATTGTGGGTAATCACCTTCAGTGATCCCGGAGAGGAGTTTTTGGCAGCTAAGCTACGATGCGAGTCGAAGATACAAAATTACATTCTTGGTCACAACGAACGag GTGTCAAGATCCATGTTACATCACCGTGGTTCACTAAGATCGTGGCGTCAGAAGAGGGGAGACACAGGCAGTACATATTTCTCTTTTACCTTCCATCTGCCTTCCAAGATGACCCTCCAACTCCTCTAGATCCCATG ATTTTCTTTAATGCTATCAGCCCCAAAGTTTATGCATTCAGTAATAGCTACGTTATTGGACAGGATGCCGGTTGGTCACTTCAGAAGAGTGCAATCACATTTCTAAATCAGAATCAAGAACTGTTCCTTACTGACCAGTACTTTCTGGCAGACTACGAAGC TCCTTTTTCAAAGTACAGTCAAAACAGTGAGATTTTAATACTGATGGAGGACGCTAACCTTCCAATCTGTGACGGTGAAGTACAAGCCGTGAGTCCTGCTGCTGTTTCTTATCCAGACATTTTGCAAAGCGAAGGAAGTAGCGGAGACTCTGCTCTGATCTCGGCAGATATGTTTTCGTATGAAGCAG ATTACAGAGCTACTTATCATGTAGTACAAGAGGTAACTCCAGCAGTCCTCAAGGAGCCAAGCATTGATCCTTACATTGAGGTACTGAGAAGTCAACATTACCTCAGGAAAGTTGTAAATGGCTGTTCTCAACAATCCATAGACGAAACCCTGACGGAATTGTTCTCCTGTC GTGAACCTACTACTGGAGGGGAAGTCGTTGCGGATCAGCCCGGAGACATACTTCTAAGAGTAGAAAGGCCAACAACCATCTTGGAGGAAGATCACGGCTGCGGTGATATGCGGATTGAATTCTtgcttagagttccagattcgaGTGACATGGAATCACTCCAAGAAAATATG ACTGAGGGTATTTCATTTTACCTTGCTCCATCCATGGTGGTTTATGCGACAAATATTCCTGACGAAGGAGGTAGTCTGCGGTCGTTATTGGAGACGTCAATCCCAGTGTACGTTAACCTGCTAGAGAGGCTTGTTACAGACTCACTATGTTTG